One Nocardioides oleivorans DNA segment encodes these proteins:
- a CDS encoding DUF1028 domain-containing protein, which translates to MTFSIVARSDDGESWGVAVASKFLAVGSAVPAAAAGVGAIASQADANLAYKYLGLAHLDEGATAQVALDRLVEEDDGREHRQAGIVDSDGNAATWTGSECFAWAGGTTGRSGERGGYAIQGNILTGPEVVEAMERAWLATPDETLERRLLAALAAGDEAGGDSRGRQSAALLVVRDGAGYGGHDDVAVDLRVDDHEAPVTELARLVDLNELYLTASTAEEQVPVDDTLMFELETLAKADGKDSFHMWVGSENYEMRVGEGARPAWIDQRILDIIRGTTREQQS; encoded by the coding sequence ATGACCTTCTCCATCGTGGCCCGGTCCGACGACGGCGAGTCCTGGGGCGTCGCCGTCGCCTCGAAGTTCCTGGCCGTCGGCTCGGCGGTCCCGGCCGCGGCGGCCGGGGTCGGCGCCATCGCCAGCCAGGCCGACGCCAACCTCGCCTACAAGTACCTCGGCCTCGCCCACCTCGACGAGGGCGCGACTGCGCAGGTGGCCCTCGACCGGCTGGTCGAGGAGGACGACGGCCGCGAGCACCGGCAGGCCGGGATCGTCGACTCCGACGGCAACGCCGCGACCTGGACGGGCTCGGAGTGCTTCGCCTGGGCCGGCGGCACGACCGGCCGCAGCGGCGAGCGCGGCGGCTACGCCATCCAGGGCAACATCCTCACCGGACCCGAGGTCGTCGAGGCGATGGAGCGGGCCTGGCTCGCCACCCCCGACGAGACCCTCGAGCGACGGCTGCTCGCCGCCCTGGCGGCCGGTGACGAGGCGGGCGGTGACAGCCGCGGTCGGCAGAGCGCGGCCCTCCTCGTCGTGCGCGACGGGGCGGGCTACGGCGGCCACGACGACGTGGCGGTCGACCTGCGCGTCGACGACCACGAGGCCCCGGTCACCGAGCTCGCGCGCCTGGTCGACCTGAACGAGCTCTACCTGACCGCCTCGACGGCCGAGGAGCAGGTGCCGGTCGACGACACGCTGATGTTCGAGCTGGAGACGCTCGCGAAGGCCGACGGCAAGGACAGCTTCCACATGTGGGTCGGCTCGGAGAACTACGAGATGCGCGTCGGCGAGGGCGCCCGGCCCGCCTGGATCGACCAGCGGATCCTCGACATCATCCGGGGCACCACCCGGGAGCAGCAGTCGTGA
- a CDS encoding MFS transporter yields MLTRLGFPQVGEHRRFVTAIVADTVGSGLFMPITLLYFLAMTELSLVQIGSALSLSALLTMPGAFVIGSLVDRFGPRKMMLVGNLVQAVGMIAYLWADTLLVVALWTTLLNLGRQAFWGSFGNVVTAISAPGERELWFGFLQAVRNLGYSVGGVLAGIALQVGTDAAYQAVVVVNAVTFVVAFGLLLDVPDHRVARDADAPVEGWGVVLRDGAYLRLVLGQMGFVVGMMVLNFALPVYAAETIDLPGWVVGAIFTLNTALVGLGQGLVVRRMTGRVRARMMGLAQLVFVVSYVLFVVAGWLPVWLAVVVMLVGAAVYTCGELTGGPVFSATAAEAAPDHLRGRYLGLFQLSWGLGGAVTPVAFTWLLAHGQTTLWWVLALIAVASAAYLQTLPRVLPAAGLRVTQKAEA; encoded by the coding sequence GTGCTGACCCGTCTCGGATTCCCCCAGGTCGGCGAGCACCGCAGGTTCGTCACGGCGATCGTCGCCGACACCGTCGGCAGCGGGCTCTTCATGCCGATCACGTTGCTCTACTTCCTCGCCATGACCGAGCTCTCGCTCGTGCAGATCGGCTCGGCGCTGTCGCTCTCCGCGCTGCTCACCATGCCCGGCGCCTTCGTGATCGGCAGCCTCGTCGACCGCTTCGGCCCGCGGAAGATGATGCTGGTCGGCAACCTCGTCCAGGCAGTGGGGATGATCGCCTACCTCTGGGCCGACACGCTGCTCGTCGTCGCGCTCTGGACGACGCTGCTCAACCTCGGCCGGCAGGCCTTCTGGGGATCGTTCGGCAACGTCGTCACTGCGATCTCGGCGCCGGGGGAGCGGGAGCTGTGGTTCGGCTTCCTCCAGGCCGTGCGCAACCTCGGCTACTCCGTCGGAGGCGTGCTCGCCGGCATCGCCCTCCAGGTCGGCACCGACGCGGCGTACCAGGCCGTCGTCGTGGTCAACGCGGTCACCTTCGTGGTGGCGTTCGGCCTGCTGCTCGACGTGCCCGACCACCGGGTCGCCCGCGACGCCGACGCGCCGGTGGAGGGCTGGGGCGTGGTGCTGCGCGACGGCGCCTACCTCCGGCTGGTGCTCGGGCAGATGGGCTTCGTCGTCGGGATGATGGTGCTCAACTTCGCGCTGCCCGTCTACGCCGCCGAGACCATCGACCTGCCCGGGTGGGTGGTCGGCGCGATCTTCACCCTGAACACCGCCCTCGTCGGGCTGGGTCAGGGTCTCGTCGTACGTCGGATGACCGGGCGCGTGCGGGCCCGGATGATGGGCCTGGCCCAGCTGGTCTTCGTGGTCAGCTACGTGCTGTTCGTCGTCGCCGGGTGGCTGCCGGTGTGGCTGGCCGTCGTGGTGATGCTCGTCGGCGCGGCCGTCTACACGTGTGGCGAGCTGACCGGTGGACCGGTCTTCAGCGCCACTGCCGCCGAGGCCGCGCCCGACCACCTCCGTGGCCGCTACCTCGGGCTGTTCCAGCTCAGCTGGGGCCTCGGTGGTGCGGTGACGCCCGTGGCCTTCACCTGGCTCCTCGCCCACGGGCAGACCACGCTCTGGTGGGTCCTCGCGCTCATCGCCGTCGCGAGCGCGGCCTACCTCCAGACGCTGCCTCGCGTCCTGCCCGCCGCCGGGCTGCGGGTCACCCAGAAGGCCGAGGCCTGA
- a CDS encoding pyrophosphate--fructose-6-phosphate 1-phosphotransferase, which yields MPKRVALLTAGGYAPCLSSAVGALIETYDATDPDIELIAYRHGYHGLLTGNSLVIGSEERAGAAVLHRFGGSPIGNSRVKLTNDEDCRRRGLIGEGETALEVAARRLQADGVDVLHTIGGDDTNTAAADLAAYLRGLGSELTVVGLPKTIDNDIVPIRQSLGAITAAQEASRFAQHVLAEHGSNPRMLIVHEVMGRASGWLTAAAARDYMDWHGEQQWLPGIGLDPRRWAIHAVYVPERSIDLAAEAARLRAVMDEVGCVNIFLAEGAGIDDIVADLEAAGEEVGRDPFGHVKIDTINPGRYFADRFSEAIGAEKKMVQKSGYYSRSAPANDSDLRLIREMAELAVACALEGTPGVIGHDEDRGDELRAIEFERIAGHKPFDPSQAWFAELMEKTGQA from the coding sequence ATGCCGAAGCGTGTTGCGCTCCTGACGGCCGGTGGCTACGCCCCGTGCCTCTCCTCCGCCGTCGGGGCCCTGATCGAGACCTACGACGCCACCGACCCCGACATCGAGCTGATCGCCTACCGGCACGGCTACCACGGCCTGCTGACCGGCAACAGCCTCGTCATCGGGTCCGAGGAACGGGCCGGCGCCGCCGTGCTGCACCGCTTCGGCGGGAGCCCGATCGGCAACAGCCGGGTGAAGCTCACCAACGACGAGGACTGCCGCCGGCGCGGCCTGATCGGCGAGGGCGAGACCGCGCTCGAGGTCGCTGCCCGGCGCCTGCAGGCCGACGGCGTCGACGTGCTGCACACCATCGGCGGCGACGACACGAACACCGCGGCGGCCGACCTGGCGGCGTACCTCCGCGGCCTGGGCTCCGAGCTCACCGTGGTCGGGCTGCCCAAGACCATCGACAACGACATCGTGCCGATCCGCCAGAGCCTCGGCGCGATCACGGCCGCCCAGGAGGCCTCGCGCTTCGCCCAGCACGTGCTCGCCGAGCACGGCTCGAACCCGCGGATGCTCATCGTCCACGAGGTGATGGGTCGGGCCAGCGGCTGGCTGACCGCGGCCGCGGCGCGCGACTACATGGACTGGCACGGCGAGCAGCAGTGGCTCCCCGGGATCGGCCTCGACCCCCGTCGCTGGGCGATCCACGCCGTCTACGTCCCCGAGCGCAGCATCGACCTCGCCGCGGAGGCCGCCCGCCTGCGCGCCGTCATGGACGAGGTCGGCTGCGTGAACATCTTCCTCGCCGAGGGTGCCGGCATCGACGACATCGTCGCCGACCTCGAGGCCGCCGGCGAGGAGGTCGGCCGCGACCCGTTCGGGCACGTCAAGATCGACACCATCAACCCCGGCCGCTACTTCGCCGACCGCTTCTCCGAGGCCATCGGCGCGGAGAAGAAGATGGTGCAGAAGTCGGGCTACTACTCCCGCTCGGCGCCCGCCAACGACAGCGACCTCCGGCTCATCCGCGAGATGGCCGAGCTCGCCGTCGCCTGCGCCCTCGAGGGCACGCCCGGCGTCATCGGCCACGACGAGGACCGTGGCGACGAGCTGCGCGCGATCGAGTTCGAGCGGATCGCCGGCCACAAGCCGTTCGACCCCTCGCAGGCCTGGTTCGCCGAGCTGATGGAGAAGACCGGCCAGGCCTGA